From one Bombyx mori chromosome 5, ASM3026992v2 genomic stretch:
- the LOC778527 gene encoding ATPase inhibitor-like protein codes for MNFLPKTRTSFVRAIVNVRMYAGEPGSGAGKGGGGGGSIREAGGTFGKMEAAREDEYFYKKQKEQLANLKGHLNKEIAFHQEQIKRHEDAIRRHKEQMSDIEKPQ; via the exons ATGAATTTCCTTCCCAAAACAAGAACGTCATTCGTGCGTGCTATCGTCAATGTTAG AATGTATGCAGGCGAACCTGGATCTGGAGCCGGtaagggtggtggtggtggtggttcGATTCGAGAAGCCGGTGGTACCTTCGGTAAAATGGAAGCTGCTAGAGAAGATGAATACTTCTACAAGAAG CAAAAGGAACAACTAGCAAACCTGAAGGGGCACTTGAACAAGGAGATTGCCTTCCACCAGGAGCAGATCAAACGACATGAGGATGCGATCAGGCGTCACAAAGAACAAATGTCTGACATTGAAAAGCCCCAATGA